The sequence GTCTGACCCGGGGACTAATGTTTTCCCGGTAGGTTTTTCTAAGGGGGAGGCGGCAGGTGGTCTGTGAGGAAGTGGCAGTGGAGGCGGGGTTGTGTTTGGCCCCGCCCATGTTGTGGTGATCCAATGTCCCGTTCATTTGAGTGGAGGATGACGAGGTGGACGACGACCAGGTGTGAGAGGAAGAGGTGGCGGAAGATGGGGCTGCAGCAGGGGGAGCAGTACCTCTCAGCGGTGGGTTACACTGAGTGGTTGATATGGTGATCGACAGGCCAGAAGAAGCTGTGCAAACGGGGGACTGAGTTCTAACTGCAGCAGGAGGAGTTGATAAAGGGTGGGACTTTGCATGCGGTGCAGCAGCTTCAGGCTGAGTCTGAGGCTGGGATATGGACTGAGGTTGAGGTGTGTGCACTGGGTCTAAGGCAGTGTTGTGGACCACCTTACTGAACCCCGTTTGATCCTGCTTGATCTTCAGCTTCAAGCCAATTCTCCTCCGAGCCTCGTAGGTCTTGATAGGAGGTTTGCTGGTTCGCTGGGGGAGAGCGTCATCATCATCGGCTGCTTGGGAGTTTACTGacgaggaggaaaaggaggatgATGATGCTGCCGCCGGTGCACGACTGAAGGAGGAGCTCTGGGCGGCGGGTTCAGCCACCGGTTTGCTCGCtgcaggtggaggtggtggacaGCTGGTGGACCAGGATACGGACGCACCACCTCCACCCTGCTTTATGACCAGTTTGGTAGGGGGGAAAGGGGAATGGGAAGGggctgcaggaggagctggaacTGGAACTGGAACTGGAGCTGgagcaggagctggaggaggagctggagctggagcaggTGGAGGGGTTGGGGCAACATTCGGCAAAGGAGCTGGGGcaggagcaggagcaggagcagcaggtgttggagcagcagcagcagttgatACAGCTCCACTCGATGAAGTGGACTCAGCAGATGATGAGTTCTGTTGGGATGAAACTACGCTCTCCATCATCCGCACGTTTGCCACAAACTCTTCTGcaaggaaataaacagaattaTATTATTAGCATTCATCTAATCTACCTTAACAACAAAACCATGTGGAATCACAGACAGCGGTAGGGTACCTGGTCTCTCCTTGGCCAAAATCCTGTCCTGGCTCAATGCGATCTTCTCCTCTTGAATGAACATCCGGTCGATCATCACCATCTCTGCCGAGGGGCCCAGTCTCTGCTCAGGTTCAAATGCCAAAAGCCATCAGTTCGAAATCAATTCAGGATAAAGAGGACATCGAGAAGGCAgtgaaaatgctgttttataaACTTACTTTGGACTCTGTAAAAAGCAGATAACGATATTTATCCAGCATGGCCTGGGTCCTTTTCAGCAGCTGGCAGGAGACCTTCTCAAATTCATCATCCACTGTGTACGAGAAAGTAAAAACGTTCAAGAAGATCCGGAGCTGTATACTAAACGGTTTATCGGCAACAGCAGATGATATGCAGTTCGTTACCTCTTTGATAATCTTGAGAAGAGTTGGCAGTTCCCTGGTAGAGATGGTAAGGCAGCAGTCTGTGCAGCGTGTCCTCAAAAGAGTGGAAAGGAGCATTGTAGTTTGGGTGAAGCACTGAACCCTGATGTTTCCTTAGCTGTTCTAGCATCCTGCAGTGAGACACATATAAAGAAATACTATTCACAAAAATGGCACGATGAGACAGTTAAAACAAGACTTGAAAACATCCATTGTACATACCTGGCTTCTTTACTGGGCTCTGCACTGAAAGgcattttcattgttgttgtcTGATGTAAGAAGATAAAAGCAAACCAGGGATTAAAACCTTCAGGCTGTAGCTTAAATATTCAAGGCAGTTATCGTATTTTTGCATCAAAGTAGTTACTTTACCTGAGTTTGTACTGGAGCTGGGGGCTGTGGAGCAGGCATTTGAGTCAGACTAGGTCCCAACACCTGTATCTGCATCCCACCTTTCCCCAGAGTCATCCCTCCAACTGAGCTGATCACTCCTGGCTTTGGCTGAACCTGTTGGGGGGGGGGAATGAGAAAGAAATTCCAGTTAAGGACCGAAACAACACGTGAAATGAACACAGTTTGAGGTGAATGGTGGGAAACGGTGAACGATCACCACACATGTCCTTGGAGGAATTGTCTCCATAATGTTAGCTACCTGTGCAGGCTGGGTAAGGCTGGCAGGAGTGACAGTCTGATTCACCATTGCTCCAGCTGGCCCTTGGGCTCCTGAGAATACCTGTAAGTCACTTGATGCTAagataagagagaaaaaaaatcattacacaGGGAGATACTTTACGGTGGGTTCAGGTTAGTGCTGTATTGCGTCACATGCAGTAATTGGCATCTAACCTGTAGCAGGAGTTTTAACAAGCACTGATGTCGGCTGCAGCATTGAGGGAAGCTGAGCGGCTGTACCAGTGCTGGCTGATGATGCGATCACCACTTTATCAACAGGCACATCTTGCTGGGAACTAAACTGACTGGTGGCTTGAGGTTGAGGCTGAGTGGACTGCTTGGCCTGCAGCATGATGTTCTGCTGGACCTGAAAACAGATCAGGACAGACGGTAAAGAGGCAGATAAGTTGTTAATTACTAATACAGTCAACAGCTGGATATGTTGCATTTCACACAGACTTTCAATAATGATGAACAACAGTGCAAAAGCTAGAAATACATTCACGTATTTcaaactgagattttttttctgtcttttcaatACAACGAACTACCCTGAACATTGTGAAAACTGACAACGACACATATACATCATACATATTATATTCTTAAGCAGTACTGACTCTATAGGATTTTAAATAGGACACCACATTTTATAGCATCCCTTTACTGGCAGGTTTCTCAGCTACATGATGGGGAAAGAGTGACACATAACATCAAAATACACAAGACGCTTTTGCTAGCAAGACCTGTCATTGCTTTGCATGCATGTGGTGAACTTGGAAAGTACCTGGTGCAGCTTTTCcagcagctgcttctgctgaGGTGAGGGCTGAGtgatggatgacagagtctgaaTTTGTGCTGCAACTAGCTGCAGGTGATGTTGCTGCTCTGATGTCAAACCCTGGATGGGAACCTGGGTTTTCACGACAGCAGTTGCACTAGCGCTGATGGGAGGTGCGGTGAACTGGTGCTGTGCAGGTGGTGCAGAAGGAGGCTTGGGTGACTGTGACATAGGAGGCATGTCTTGCTGAAAGGGGGCAGGCTGAGATGCCGGCCGAGGCTGCAGCTGAACTTGGATGTGTGCCTGCTGGGGTGGCGTTTGCTGCACCTGGCCTTGCGGCGCTGATTGGGGGGACTCTGCGATTTGATTATGGACTATAAAGAGTGGAGGGTGAGATGAGGGTGTGCACGAGCGAGAGGGAGTTTGAGACTGTGGCTGAGGCTGGGAAGGAGGACGCGACTGCTGTTGGTGGTGCGGTGACTGGATCTGCTGGCTCAGAGTGAGAGGAGACTGGGAAGGCTGGGGACTCTCTGCCACTGTGGGGGCAGCGGCATGAGTGGTCAAGGCCGGTGAGGGGGACATGCCCTGGATCTTCAGAGGCTGCTGATGTCCACTGGAGGGTACCTGAGGAGGTGCAATCACAATGTAATGATATGTTGTTTATCAGATTCAAGAACGCAAAGGAAAAACACAGGACATTaagcacaaaaatgacagacaatAAAAGTTCTGCATGCACACCGTCTATAGTAAATATGATTCTAGTACACGATCCAAGATTTGACAGAaaatagggctgggcgataaggTTCAATCATAATTAGAATACCTTTAtgacattaatatttattattatatgcCGTAAGTATGcttgaaaaaaatttgaattattACATTTTGGTTGAAATTGGTAATTggtgaaagagaaaaatgatACTATCAGAATACAATCACACCTACTAAActgaaaaatcaaataaaagatAGACAACAAATAATGTAATCATCACCCAGCCCCAgtttacacaaacacacgtcAAACAACGGCAAACAATACAAAAGCAAAGTGTTAGACTTTAAACATCTAAAAGGTGCTTAGGTAAAAGTAGTAGAAGCCCACTGATTTTTTTCTAGCGACTGAGGAGGATTACACATAAATAAAGGTAGCAATGATCATTTGGCGAGCCATAAAGAAAAATTgttgacaaaagcaagaagtcAAGATTTGCGGGCCTGTGATGGTAAATTAGAAGGGGATCTGAAGACTTCGGGGACGAGGGTCAGGGAAGTATGTAATTTGGCTTGGGGATAATTGCACTGATCGGACTAAAGATAACAAGGGAGGGTGGTACCTTAAACACACAGGAGGCTAAATGAGAAGTGCAGGATGAAGAGGAGTGAATTGATTCATCAGTCATTGGTCAGTAATGCAGCAGGTGAAGGTGAATTGACTGAGCAGTGTTAGTAAAGAGGTGAACAAAATGCTTAGCACCTTGGTAGCTCTTCTATTAAGCATGAGAATGTTTGTTTAAATACTGTTACAACATACACAGAATGGATGAAAATAATCAGATTATTCCAGAAAGAGCTGGCGCTTGATGTAAGTCCCAAAATTCATGGAGATGCATTAAGCAAAGTATTAAAACACCACAGTGGTTGACACACAACAGCTATGGACAACTGGAATGATCATGCTTTTACATGTAACGAAGCGATGTAAGACACACTGAAGCTGCAAGCGAAGGAATCTTTTTTGCACTTAGTAATTGCACAGCATCGATAAGAGACATGGAAGCAAGGACTAATGCAGCAGAGAGGTACAGAGCAGTGATGGGGAAAGGTAAGATAACCTAACGTTGTtgtggcggcagcagcagcaacaagtgGGTGGGGCTCAACATAAAGGGGCATTTCTACCTGCTTTACCACTGCTGCCATGTGGGAGGGGCCAGGGGAAGGACTGTGGCTCTGACCCACCCAAGAGTCAGTTAATTGGCTGTCATGGACAGCAGGGGCCGGAGtagtgctgctgttgctgctgacgATTACAGATGCCGGTACGCCCACAGAGGGGGTTGACTCATTCTCTGTTTGGTGGTGCTGCTCCTGATAGGAGTACATTTACCGTTTCAGGATGAggaaaggaaggaggaaggGGATTGGAGGGAAGGGGGAGTAAAATAGTAAACCAAAGAGGTCAAACCAAGACATCACTCCGTGCATgttattcattttaaagacaatgTTAACTGTACACAAAGAAACGTGCAGGGAGCAGAACACTGACCTGTTGCAGGAACATCTGCAGAGACTCCTGGCTGAGGATCATGCTGGAGCCCTGGTTGGTGAACAGTAACCTTCCTGGACTTTGCTGAGCCTGAGGGGGGACCAGCCCCACAGCTGTGACAGAGGAAGAGGTGGAGACAGACATGGACGGAGAAGAGGAGGATACTGTGGTAGCCGTGGACACAGAGGAAGCCGGTTGCATGGCCAGGATAGAGGACTGCGGTACAAGCTGCTGAGTGGGATGAGCAGCCTGGTCTGTGGAGCTTCCCAGCACAGTAACACACTCTCCAGGCTGGCCTTGAGCCATGGTTGCTGCTCCTGTGCTGCTGGGGACTCCACCTGGCTGCGGCTGCAGGGCTGGCTGAAGGCTAACTGCGGGGCTCAGTCCCTCCACCTGACTCAGCATGGTCAGGGAGTTTTGAATCGGCATGCCCTGTATCACTGTTTGGGCATGTCCTGAGACAGTATGGGTCTGTgtctgactctgactctgagCCAGTGAGACAGGCATCTGAAAGAGGGTAGGTGTGCCCATCTGACCAGGCTGGAGCTGAATGGGTCCAGAGATGATGTGAGCAGGCCCAGGATGGCCCTGTGAGGTCAACACCTGACCCAAGTTGATGTTCTGGTTTGCAGTTAAAATCTGGTTTGCTATGAGCTGTCCACCAGGACCCTGACTAGTTATGATGTGGCCCCCAGCGTGCTGCGTCAGGATCTGCCCACCCGGCTGTATCTGTGGCAGCAGAAACTGGTGGTTCTGACCTTGCAGAACAGTCTGAGAGGGAATAACGATGCTGCTAGGTTGGTTTAACAGGTGTACACTGAGGGGCTTGCCAGATGGTTGTGCTGCTTGTTGCTTGAAGAGGGTTTGTTGAAACTGAGGGCCTTGTGTTGTGGCTTGAGTACTCAGAACAACGTTGGAGCCTGGCTTTCCTGTCAGGAAGGCTACATTCTGAGCAGCAGAAACTGGAAGTTGCTGCAGCCCAAGAGCCTTGTGGGCATCGTTCTGCAGGGCTTGGGGTGCTggctgtggctgctgctgctgctgttgctgtttgaagagtttcggTTGGATGGCTCCCCCTTGAGGAGGTTTAGGCTGAATAGGTGTTGGTGTGCGCTGGATGATCACGTTCTGCATGATTTGGCCTTGAGTTTGAGTCTGGGGTCCTATTCCTGAACTTAGCTGGGTGCTGCCAAAGCCCACAAGCCCAGCAGGAGCAGTCATTGTACCACCACTGCtactgtttgtgctgctgacaCAAACAGCCGGTCCATTTAAAGCTGGAGATCCTAAAGTGGCTTTGTTACCTTGGATCAGAAGTCCGCCTCCTGAGCCTCCAAGCCCTGCCTGAGAACCAGCACCTGATACCTCTGGCCCAGACTGGTGTAGCTGGTAACCACCCATGGCTTTAGCCAGGATTGGCTGCCCAGACTGATTGATAGTCATGACTGTAGGCTGACCCACAACCTGAATCTGTCCGATACCCAAATGTCCAGACTGGCTCCCATTAGAAAGCGCTTGGAGACTCGAAATGGGTTGAAGCGTCACATTTCCCAGGCCCACAGGCTGCATAAATGGCTGAACACTAATGGCCTTGTTCATGACCTGGGGTTGGAGCTGAAGGCCCTGCTGAGCGAGCACTGAGCCCAGCATGTCAGCTGTGGCATTGGGAGGAGTAGCAGTGGTGCTCGGAGCCGACCCAGGGAAAATTGTTGCTGCTCCCCCAACGCCGATGCCTACACCAACAGCTGCGCCTCCAGCCCCGGAGAGGCTGGCATCAGGCAGCGTCTGAACCACCTGTGTAAGGCCTGAAATTCCAAAGGAGCCCAGGTCCAGCTCAGCCTCTGCCTCCTGTAAGCTTTGCTCTGTGATGTTGGCCTCGGCCAAGCTCTGCTGCAGGATGTCACAGGGCTCGTGATTTGTCCCAATGCCATTGCTCCCACCTTCACCACCTGGGGATCCTCCCAGGATGTCATCATCCTCCAGGAAGTCCAGGTCAACACTGACTCTGGGCAGACCTGCCGACTCACTGGCCGACAGCTGGACCGCAGGCTGGACCTCCGGAACATGGCCCTACGACGAAAGGGAGCAAAAGAAACAAGTGAAACCAGGTGATGCATGAATTCAGATGACTAGCTGTAATGGCGAGGAGAGTAACCGAATTAACGCAGATATGTGTTAAAACCCCACTGAAACATCTTGTCGACTCGCAGCAAATCAAAGCTTGTGTAGATATGTTAGTGGAAAGGGAGGGTATTAGGAGACGCATGCTACATAGATGGATAGAAAACAGAGGGAAGAGGATTGGGGGATTTTACTCACCCCAGTGGCAGAGAAGAACGAGCTGGAGGGGTCACTCGAACCATCCAAAAGGTCGTCAGTGTCCAACTACAGACACATCCACCCAGGATAGGACAGACAGAAACCAAAGGCACCCAAACCCGCAGGCAAAAGTCACCAGGACAGAGAAACATACAGACCATCAAACAGAGGAGGGCAAGGAAAGGACAGAACACAGTCCAGAGAACCAAGAATGTAAAGAACCagtaaaaaaaaggtaaatgacAGAGGGGCAAGGAATAACACAGAGTTGGGAAGCGTTAGTATTAGCATTTCTCATTCTGTGAATTAGCCTTATAAAAAGGGAAGGCAGGCTGAAGCCACAGGTAGTGCAAtcaaaaaacaaccattaaGCAGAGAAagccgtaaaaaaaaaaaaataagtgaaagcAGTGAAGgatgcaggtttcagggtgaatcaaCGTGTAATCTGAAAGTGACTCAAGTCCAGAGTCACGCAACTGCTAACTGACGCAAGCGCtaactaaaatacacacaattaaGACTCCTCATCACATCAATTACAAACTCCCATTTTGTAGCTAGAAATCACAAGTCTAACAAATGTGacttctttcattattttttccctCTCATACTCACATGGGTCTCAGATCCATGAAGAAAGTCATTGAGAGCTTCTGGGTCACTGCACGAGAAAACAGTGTGATTCAAATTGGTACAAAACAAGACGACAGAGTTGACTGAACTGTTTgctttaatattaaattaatctttCACCGTGTCAGCGTCGACTTACCAAATTACATCTAGAAGGCACCTGCCGTCTTCATCATCCATGACAACTGTTAAAGACGAAAAGGATTTTTAAAGACCAGCATTACTTTGTTTAATCATAGACACACTAGtcataataaaaacagcataaGCAAGAAATTTACTCCTCCCACAAATAAGTAATAGTTTCAAGCATGTGTGCAGTTAAATTTTTATTATACAGTTACTATAATACCACATTATGagcttttttttcagctccaaatTTACAGTGAGGCTGATTTATAGTTGTATTTTGACAGGGTGTTTGCCACATCTGGCATCTCAGTGTGGCAACGACTGCTGTCATGTGGTTATATGTTATTAACATTCATTTTGAAGTCAGATGTTTAAATTACAAATGTTGGATTCTTTCAGCAGAGCTCTGCACAGTATCATTAGCACATATTTTAAGCTTAGACGGTTCTTACAGGAAATTCACATCAATCTACTACACAAGAGACACCAATATTCTtagtatgttgtttttttcagatttctgcaCTAAACTTATTACAGAAGACAAAGTTATGTTTAAAAAGCTCTGATAAAATGGGGAACATGATTTGTTTCCAACATAAGTGCTTTAAACCGAGCAGTTTCAAGACACATAAAAAAGGACATCAATTACCATCTGTCCTTTTAAATCCCATCACatattgattttttatttaaattgtagATCTACTTGTTAGTCTATAACGTTATAGTTTCAAGcaatcaacaacaacagctaACAGCTCTTAATCTTATTATCCCTGtgactttcacatttaaattgtgagtaatgactcaaaacattaTATCACCTTTTGCCTTCAGGCATCTCTGAATCGTGTTAGGATAGAACAAGCACAAAGGCAACCTTCAGCAACTGTATTCACACTCAAATTTAGATATCGGAGTTATTTAAGtttggaaaataaaagtttgcaGTTTACCACAGATGCCAGTTTTCCTCGCAAGCTGCGACCAGTCATGTTTTGACCCAAACtcttaaaaacaagaaacccTGAAGCGGTAATAAACCCATCAAGAGATCAGGCAAAAGGTAAATTTGCTAAACACCGAGAAACAGCGGATGGTGATGGACAACAAACTGAAAACGCGCGGTTTTCGCTCCGCCTGGAAACATTTCGACTGCGGAGGCTTCTCTCAGAATCCACCGCAAGTCACAACAACTGTGCACTTCGCTTCAGGTAAAAACCACCACAACAAAACgtcacatttttccacattaCCGATGCTATGAAGGCACCGTGTCTCCAGTGGAGGCTCTGAAAAGGCAGCGGATCGGAGCCATTGCTCGGTCGGAGCAGAGCCAGTGCGCAGGATATGAATGGAGACTCTGCAAGCGGCTGCTACATGCTAGCTGGTGTTTTCAAAGAGCAGTTCGTGCATATTTTGTTAATTCCTCACAACACGCCGCATTTAACAGCGACACGGTTTACTTAAGgctctaatttaacaaaacgtTTCCCTTTAAACCCCCGTTTTGcctctgtttccagtcattttgatGCATCTGGGTTGACTTTCGTTAGCCTAGCGAGCTAACCTGCTAAGCCAAGCAGCTATCAACAATATTGAGACGTACAGCTAGCCTGAGCCTTTGACATTCAAAACAAACCACCGAGTGTCACAATTTTAACACTCGTACTGTTCAGCGGCACCTCGATTCAACCGAGACAAAGCGGCATTGTTTGCTCAGAAGTGTGAACGCAATTGCGCAGCTAGCTATCTCTCCTTGCAAGCAAAATATGAGTTAATGTTGGAATACTCTTGGATGAAGGGGGTATGCTTGGGAATTCGGTGGAAAATGAACATGTTTGCCGGGTCGTGCAGCAGCGTGGCGCTCCGATTGCGGTAGCTGTGCAGTTTGCGGCTTCCTTGCAGTTCGCGAATATTGCAGCTCAGTTACGGTTATTGGGATTTATAGAGAAAATGCTACATTTAACAAACTCACCCGAGACGATGGAGGTGCAGGCAGCGCGGGGTCTCCAGGACAGCCTCGCACGGGCTGCTGTACAGGACCCAGCTACAGGCAGGAAACAGGAGGCCGCCGCTGCGCCTGACTCAAATCCCCGCCTCGCCTGTCCCTCCGCCCGTCCGTGTATCTGTCAGGGCGCCTCATTCACACAGCAGGTCGGCGGTGTCGTTAGGCCTGGGAGTCCGAATCTGTAGCCCCTAATGTTTCACAAATAGCCCCGAATctcaacaatattttttggtttgtttgtttgtttgtttgtttgtttgtttgttttagtttttcctcAGAAAACAGTCTAATCTCGTAATAACTTAGTACAGAAATTTCAAAATCAAGATGTTT comes from Amphiprion ocellaris isolate individual 3 ecotype Okinawa chromosome 7, ASM2253959v1, whole genome shotgun sequence and encodes:
- the bicra gene encoding BRD4-interacting chromatin-remodeling complex-associated protein isoform X3, with the protein product MDDEDGRCLLDVICDPEALNDFLHGSETHGHVPEVQPAVQLSASESAGLPRVSVDLDFLEDDDILGGSPGGEGGSNGIGTNHEPCDILQQSLAEANITEQSLQEAEAELDLGSFGISGLTQVVQTLPDASLSGAGGAAVGVGIGVGGAATIFPGSAPSTTATPPNATADMLGSVLAQQGLQLQPQVMNKAISVQPFMQPVGLGNVTLQPISSLQALSNGSQSGHLGIGQIQVVGQPTVMTINQSGQPILAKAMGGYQLHQSGPEVSGAGSQAGLGGSGGGLLIQGNKATLGSPALNGPAVCVSSTNSSSGGTMTAPAGLVGFGSTQLSSGIGPQTQTQGQIMQNVIIQRTPTPIQPKPPQGGAIQPKLFKQQQQQQQPQPAPQALQNDAHKALGLQQLPVSAAQNVAFLTGKPGSNVVLSTQATTQGPQFQQTLFKQQAAQPSGKPLSVHLLNQPSSIVIPSQTVLQGQNHQFLLPQIQPGGQILTQHAGGHIITSQGPGGQLIANQILTANQNINLGQVLTSQGHPGPAHIISGPIQLQPGQMGTPTLFQMPVSLAQSQSQTQTHTVSGHAQTVIQGMPIQNSLTMLSQVEGLSPAVSLQPALQPQPGGVPSSTGAATMAQGQPGECVTVLGSSTDQAAHPTQQLVPQSSILAMQPASSVSTATTVSSSSPSMSVSTSSSVTAVGLVPPQAQQSPGRLLFTNQGSSMILSQESLQMFLQQEQHHQTENESTPSVGVPASVIVSSNSSTTPAPAVHDSQLTDSWVGQSHSPSPGPSHMAAVVKQVPSSGHQQPLKIQGMSPSPALTTHAAAPTVAESPQPSQSPLTLSQQIQSPHHQQQSRPPSQPQPQSQTPSRSCTPSSHPPLFIVHNQIAESPQSAPQGQVQQTPPQQAHIQVQLQPRPASQPAPFQQDMPPMSQSPKPPSAPPAQHQFTAPPISASATAVVKTQVPIQGLTSEQQHHLQLVAAQIQTLSSITQPSPQQKQLLEKLHQVQQNIMLQAKQSTQPQPQATSQFSSQQDVPVDKVVIASSASTGTAAQLPSMLQPTSVLVKTPATASSDLQVFSGAQGPAGAMVNQTVTPASLTQPAQVQPKPGVISSVGGMTLGKGGMQIQVLGPSLTQMPAPQPPAPVQTQTTTMKMPFSAEPSKEARMLEQLRKHQGSVLHPNYNAPFHSFEDTLHRLLPYHLYQGTANSSQDYQRVDDEFEKVSCQLLKRTQAMLDKYRYLLFTESKQRLGPSAEMVMIDRMFIQEEKIALSQDRILAKERPEEFVANVRMMESVVSSQQNSSSAESTSSSGAVSTAAAAPTPAAPAPAPAPAPLPNVAPTPPPAPAPAPPPAPAPAPVPVPVPAPPAAPSHSPFPPTKLVIKQGGGGASVSWSTSCPPPPPAASKPVAEPAAQSSSFSRAPAAASSSSFSSSSVNSQAADDDDALPQRTSKPPIKTYEARRRIGLKLKIKQDQTGFSKVVHNTALDPVHTPQPQSISQPQTQPEAAAPHAKSHPLSTPPAAVRTQSPVCTASSGLSITISTTQCNPPLRGTAPPAAAPSSATSSSHTWSSSTSSSSTQMNGTLDHHNMGGAKHNPASTATSSQTTCRLPLRKTYRENISPRVRPGVPGGGDENLSYPRTTPSPPRHEASTPPSERTVIASVKVEKRDREALHTHTESSHDAGRLGSAMQGLDEMDEVFNRGIKSTQHHHLPQLLDREAAKERGEEHTDQETDVSKYKRLSGKNRHRAGGTFRMDQHAPGPPSPESFTRDSLLPAKRCKSDSPDMDNASFSSGSPPDDSLNEHLQCAIDSILNLQQEPSARGHHIKGGNSRTHQHQSQRPGGSAASSHRPSIPPPSSASSSSSLAQHPQVGGRGHNGSLVPQTQSR
- the bicra gene encoding BRD4-interacting chromatin-remodeling complex-associated protein isoform X2 — protein: MDDEDGRCLLDVICDPEALNDFLHGSETHLDTDDLLDGSSDPSSSFFSATGGHVPEVQPAVQLSASESAGLPRVSVDLDFLEDDDILGGSPGGEGGSNGIGTNHEPCDILQQSLAEANITEQSLQEAEAELDLGSFGISGLTQVVQTLPDASLSGAGGAAVGVGIGVGGAATIFPGSAPSTTATPPNATADMLGSVLAQQGLQLQPQVMNKAISVQPFMQPVGLGNVTLQPISSLQALSNGSQSGHLGIGQIQVVGQPTVMTINQSGQPILAKAMGGYQLHQSGPEVSGAGSQAGLGGSGGGLLIQGNKATLGSPALNGPAVCVSSTNSSSGGTMTAPAGLVGFGSTQLSSGIGPQTQTQGQIMQNVIIQRTPTPIQPKPPQGGAIQPKLFKQQQQQQQPQPAPQALQNDAHKALGLQQLPVSAAQNVAFLTGKPGSNVVLSTQATTQGPQFQQTLFKQQAAQPSGKPLSVHLLNQPSSIVIPSQTVLQGQNHQFLLPQIQPGGQILTQHAGGHIITSQGPGGQLIANQILTANQNINLGQVLTSQGHPGPAHIISGPIQLQPGQMGTPTLFQMPVSLAQSQSQTQTHTVSGHAQTVIQGMPIQNSLTMLSQVEGLSPAVSLQPALQPQPGGVPSSTGAATMAQGQPGECVTVLGSSTDQAAHPTQQLVPQSSILAMQPASSVSTATTVSSSSPSMSVSTSSSVTAVGLVPPQAQQSPGRLLFTNQGSSMILSQESLQMFLQQEQHHQTENESTPSVGVPASVIVSSNSSTTPAPAVHDSQLTDSWVGQSHSPSPGPSHMAAVVKQVPSSGHQQPLKIQGMSPSPALTTHAAAPTVAESPQPSQSPLTLSQQIQSPHHQQQSRPPSQPQPQSQTPSRSCTPSSHPPLFIVHNQIAESPQSAPQGQVQQTPPQQAHIQVQLQPRPASQPAPFQQDMPPMSQSPKPPSAPPAQHQFTAPPISASATAVVKTQVPIQGLTSEQQHHLQLVAAQIQTLSSITQPSPQQKQLLEKLHQVQQNIMLQAKQSTQPQPQATSQFSSQQDVPVDKVVIASSASTGTAAQLPSMLQPTSVLVKTPATASSDLQVFSGAQGPAGAMVNQTVTPASLTQPAQVQPKPGVISSVGGMTLGKGGMQIQVLGPSLTQMPAPQPPAPVQTQTTTMKMPFSAEPSKEARMLEQLRKHQGSVLHPNYNAPFHSFEDTLHRLLPYHLYQGTANSSQDYQRVDDEFEKVSCQLLKRTQAMLDKYRYLLFTESKRLGPSAEMVMIDRMFIQEEKIALSQDRILAKERPEEFVANVRMMESVVSSQQNSSSAESTSSSGAVSTAAAAPTPAAPAPAPAPAPLPNVAPTPPPAPAPAPPPAPAPAPVPVPVPAPPAAPSHSPFPPTKLVIKQGGGGASVSWSTSCPPPPPAASKPVAEPAAQSSSFSRAPAAASSSSFSSSSVNSQAADDDDALPQRTSKPPIKTYEARRRIGLKLKIKQDQTGFSKVVHNTALDPVHTPQPQSISQPQTQPEAAAPHAKSHPLSTPPAAVRTQSPVCTASSGLSITISTTQCNPPLRGTAPPAAAPSSATSSSHTWSSSTSSSSTQMNGTLDHHNMGGAKHNPASTATSSQTTCRLPLRKTYRENISPRVRPGVPGGGDENLSYPRTTPSPPRHEASTPPSERTVIASVKVEKRDREALHTHTESSHDAGRLGSAMQGLDEMDEVFNRGIKSTQHHHLPQLLDREAAKERGEEHTDQETDVSKYKRLSGKNRHRAGGTFRMDQHAPGPPSPESFTRDSLLPAKRCKSDSPDMDNASFSSGSPPDDSLNEHLQCAIDSILNLQQEPSARGHHIKGGNSRTHQHQSQRPGGSAASSHRPSIPPPSSASSSSSLAQHPQVGGRGHNGSLVPQTQSR